The genomic window TCCCCCCACTCTCCAGCTTCGCGAGAAGCGACCGCACTGTCCGCTCGATCCCCTTCTGCTTGGTCGCATCCACACCGAGGGAAACCTCGGCCTTGGCGATCGCGGCAAGACCGACGCTGTCGACGATGCTGCCCTTTAATGAGCTCGAGCCGACATTCAGGACGAGGACGCGCACCGCGTCAGGCCTCGTTAGTAAGGCCAGGTCCAGTCGCGCACGTCCGGCACGTCCTCCCCGTGGTCCCTGGTGTACTGCCGATGCCGGAGACGCTCATCCACCATGTGCTGGCGGACGTGCCCGGCGCTCGCGCCCAGCCCAGGAACGCGGTCGATGACGTCGATCACCAGGTGGAACCGATCAAGGTCATTGAGCATCACCATGTCGAAGGGCGTCGTCGTGGTGCCCTCCTCTTTGTATCCGCGCACATGGAGGTTGACGTGATTCTTCCGCCGGTACGTCAGGCGGTGGATCAGCCATGGATAGCCGTGATAGGCGAAGATCACCGGCTGGTTGGTGGTAAACAGCGCATCGAACTCCGCGTCCGAGAGGCCGTGCGGATGCTCTGCTTCGGGTTGGAGCTTCATCAGGTCGACCACGTTGACGACGCGGACCTTCAGATTGGGCAAGTGCCGGCGGATTAGGTCGGTGGCGGCCAGCGTTTCCAGCGTCGGGATGTCGCCGGCACAGGCCATCACCACGTCGGGTTCACCAGTGTCGTTGCTGGCCCAGTCCCAGATGCCGATCCCGCGGGTGCAGTGGACGATCGCGTCGTCCATCGACAAGTAGTTCAGCGATCGCTGCTTGCCGGCCACGATCACGTTGACGTACTGCTTGCTGCTCAGGCAATGGTCCGCGATCGAGAGCAGACAGTTGGTGTCGGGCGCCAAATAGACCCGCACGACATCGGGCTTCTTGTTGAGGACGACGTCGATGAAGCCCGGATCCTGATGGGTGAACCCGTTGTGGTCCTGGCGCCAGACGTGCGATGACAGCAGGTAATTGAACGACGGGATCGGCCGGCGCCAGGAAATCTTGTTCGTCACCTCGAGCCATTTCGCATGCTGGTTGAACATCGAGTCGACGATATGGATGAACGCTTCGTAGCAATTGAAGAGACCGTGTCGGCCGGTCAGGAGGTAGCCCTCGAGCCACCCCTGGCAGAGGTGTTCACTCAGCACCTCCATGACTCGGCCGTCGGGCGCGAGGTGGTCATCGATCGGGAGTGTCTCGGCCAGCCAGGCGCGGTTCGTCACATCGAAGACTGCACTGAGGCGATTCGACACGGTTTCATCCGGCCCCATCAAGCGGAAATTCCGTGGGTTCTTCGCGATGACGTCGCGGAGATACTGTCCCAGGACCGTGGTTGCCTCGTCGAATCTGGTCCCGGGCTTGTCGACCTTGACCGCGTAATCGCGGAAGTCTGGCAAGCGCAGCTCCTGGGTCAGCACGCCGCCATTGGCGTGCGGGTTCGCGCTCATCCGGTGCGGGCCCGTGGGTGGCAGCGCCCCCAGCTCGGCCACCAGGGTTCCGTTTTCATCGAACAGCTGCTCGGGATGGTAGCTGTGCAACCACTCGTCCAGGATCCGAAGGTGTTCCGGTTTGGTCATGTCGTCGACCGGGACCTGGTGCGACCGCCAGGTTCCCTCGACCGGCACGCCGTCCACCACTTTGGGGCCGGTCCATCCCTTGGGCGTGCGCAACACGATCATCGGCCACGGTGGACGCGTCGTCCTCCGCCTTTTCCGCGCCGCACCCTGGATGTCTTCGATCTGGTCCAGGACCAGGTCGAGGAGGGCCGCCATGCGCTGATGCATATCCATCGGGTCATCCCCGGCGATGATGTACGGCGTATAGCCATAACCTTCGAGCAAGTGGCGCAGCTCGCTCTCCGGGATTCGCGCCAGCACCGTGGGGTTTGCGATCTTCCAGCCGTTCAAGTGAAGGATCGGTAGCACGGCGCCATCGGTGATCGGGTCGAGGAACTTGTTCGAGTGCCAGCTGGCCGCGAGCGGGCCAGTCTCCGCTTCGCCGTCCCCGATCACGCAGAAGACCTTGAGGTCCGGGTTGTCGAAGGCGGCACCGTAGGCATGTGTGAGCGCGTACCCCAGCTCGCCCCCCTCGTGGATCGATCCCGGTGTCTCGGGCGCGTCGTGACTGGGGATGCCACCCGGGAATGAGAATTGCCGGAAGAGTTTTTGCAGGCCGACAGCATCTCGGCTGATCGCCGGATAGACCTCGCTGTAGGTGCCCTCGAGATAGGCGTTCGCGACCATCCCTGGTCCGCCGTGCCCGGGGCCGCAGATGAAGATCGCGTCGAGGTCCCGCTTCTTGATCACCCGGTTCATGTGCGCGTAGAGGAAATTCAGACCCGGTGTGGTCCCCCAGTGGCCCAGCAGCCGCGGTTTGACGTGTTTGACCTGGAGTGGCTCGCGTAACAACGGGTTATTCAGCAGATAAATCTGGCCAACTGAAAGGTAGTTGGCCGCCCGCCAGTAGGCGTGCAGTTTCTTGAGTTCGTCCTCGTTCAGCGGCCCGTCAGCAAGCGCCGCGGCCGGTCGCGGGCCGGTTTGCATACCCCTCACGATAACGTGACAGCCCTTTGGAGTGATTTGCGGAGATCAGCCACTAGACTGGCCGCGGGATGAGGAAACCTGTTACGAAACGCAAGTCGACCTCGCCGAAAAAGCAGAAGCCGGCGGCAAAGAGGCGCAAGCCGCCGACGCCAGCGCCAACCCCGACCCCGACACCGTCACCATCGCCAGGTCCGCGTCCGAAGGGTCCAATCCAGCACGTGGTGATCATCGTCAAGGAGAACCACGCGTTCGACAACTACTTCGGACGTTTTCCCGGTGCGGACGGCGATCCCAATCTCGCGCTCGCCGCTGATCCACCTAGCGCCGATCATCCGCACGACCATGCCGCCTGGCTCAGGCGTGCCACCGGTGCCGCGAAAGAGCAGTACGGCCAGCCGAACATCCCGAACTACTGGCGCTACGCACAGCAGTACACGCTCTGCGATAAGTACTTCACCGCCGTTGCCGGTCCATCGACGCCCAACCACCTGATGCTGATCGCGGCTGACTCGCCAATCATCAACAATCCTCATTACCGCGACCCGATCAACATGCAGCCGCCATTCAACCTTCCGTCGCTCCCAATCAACCTGGACAAAGCCGGCCTCACCTGGCGCAACTACGGTGGATACGCGCAGGGCTACATCACGGCGTTGAAGGGCAGCAAGAACAATGTCAAGGCTCCGCAATTTGCGACCGATGCCGCGGCTGGAAAACTCCCAACTGTCTCGTGGCTCTACGGACCAACCGGGATGAGCGAGCACCCCGTGGAGTCGGTCAAGAATGGCCAGCACTGGACGGCACAACAGGTCGATGCGGTCGTCAAGGGTGGCCTGTGGCCCAACACCGTGATCTTCATCACCTGGGACGACTGGGGCGGTTGGTACGACCACGTCACCCCGCCGCTGGTCGAGAAATGGACGGACGGAACCCAGTTCACCTACGGGACGCGGGTCGGATGCCTGGTGCTGAGCCCCTACGCGAAGGCGGGATACATCTCACACACTCAGCACTCGCACGTCAGCCTGGTGAAGTTCTGTGAGAAGACGTTCGGCCTGCCGACGATCAATGCTCGCGACAAGGCCTCGGATGACATGTCCGACTGCTTCGATTTCAACCAGAAGCCGCTCGCGCCTCCCGGCCCCGCCGTCTAAGGGCTGCCGTTTCCGCCATCGACAACCGTTGGAAGCAGTGTGCCCTTCCTCGAGCCGCTGCTCGCCCTCGCCGTGCTGGCCGGAGCGGCCCTGGCGTTGCTGACCGCCGGGTTGGCTGGCTTTCGCCTGGCGAAGCACCGGGCTTCACCCCAGCGGGCCGCCCTCAAGGTGATCAGCGAGCTCACGCCCGACGGCCTGAAGCAGAAGGCTCCCGCCAGCGCTGACAAGCTCGCTCGGGCTGCGCTTGCCCGACTCTGGGCGCTAACCGAGCCGGTCATGACCCGCCAGCGCCAGCTCCTCGAGCAGAACGGCGAGTTACAGCGTCGTTACGGCCAGGCCCGGGCGCTGATCGACCTGATGGCCGAGTTCAACCAGGTGATGCAGCTGACGGCAGTGCTCGATCGCCTCAGCTTTGGCTTGAGCCGCTTCTTCGCCGGCGACGGTGTCGCCATCTGGATTCGGGCGTCGCAAGGACAGTTCGAGCTCGCCGTCAAGGTCGCGGAGGAGTTTCCGACCTCGCTCAACCCCCACGATCGGTGGGTCGCCACCGTCATGGCGGGCGACGCCGGCCTCGTCCTCCCCTTCTGGCTCGACCGCGAGATGCCCTGCATGGCTGCGCCACTCCTCGACGCCCAGGGACAGCGCATTGGGATCGTCGCGCTGACGTCGCGGCGGCGTCCCGCCTATACCGTTGAGGACGGGGCCTTCCTGCGGACCGTTATCGGCCACGCCGCGCTGGCGATCCAGAACGCGACCATGTACGAGTTCATCGACACGCTTTCGCGGATCGATCCGCTGACGGGGCTGCACAACCGCCGCGAATTCGATCGCTTGCTGCAGCAAGAGCTGGCCAGTGCGGCCCAGTCGGGCCAGCGCCTCTCCCTGATCATGGCCGACATCGACCACTTCAAGCAGGTCAACGACCGCTTCGGTCACCAGGAAGGCGACCGTGCGTTGCAGCAGATGGCGCGTCTCATCCAGCAGGTGCCTCGACGCGCGACCGACGCGAGTTTCCGGATCGGGGGCGAAGAGTTCGCGATCCTGATGGGCGACACGAACAAAGCGGGTGCCGTTGACGTTTCCGAGACGCTGCGCGGGGTGACCGAGGGCGCGAAATTCCTTCCGAGCGGCGAGCCAATGACCGTCAGCCTGGGCATTGCGACCTTCCCCGACGACGGCCAGGATGGGGCGACCCTCATCGCCGCCGCCGACCGCGCCTTGTATCAGGCCAAGGCTGACGGCCGTAACCGCGTCGCCGCCGCCTAACACGCTTTTGGATTCCCTCCCCCTCTGGGGAGGGTCAGGGTGAGGGTGAGTTCACCCGCGATGCCTCCTGAGGGCGTCTTAAGCATTGGACGGCCAGAACGCCGCCCAATTCATAGGACTTATAGGAGGAAACCGTAATGTTCTCGATAACCCGACCGATCGTCCGATTGACAGCCGGCGCGCTCGCGCTGGCGGCAGGCGCCGTAACGTTCACGGGCGCGCTGCCGGCATCCGCCGATAGCCTCGGCCCATTCACCTGTACCGACTGGTCCGGGGGCGTTGCCGGCACCGCCGCCACGGTGAGCTCTGTGCGCATCGCCCACCACAACGGCTATGACCGCCTGGTCATCGGGTTCGCAACCTCCAACGCGATGCCGCAATATCAACTCACGCAGCAGGCGACGTCGAACTTCGTTCGCGACGCGAGCGGCCAACCCGTCACCCTCGCCGGCTCCGCCGGCATCCGCGCCATCCTTCGGAATGCCGACATCACCTCGGGCGC from Candidatus Dormiibacterota bacterium includes these protein-coding regions:
- a CDS encoding phosphoketolase family protein encodes the protein MQTGPRPAAALADGPLNEDELKKLHAYWRAANYLSVGQIYLLNNPLLREPLQVKHVKPRLLGHWGTTPGLNFLYAHMNRVIKKRDLDAIFICGPGHGGPGMVANAYLEGTYSEVYPAISRDAVGLQKLFRQFSFPGGIPSHDAPETPGSIHEGGELGYALTHAYGAAFDNPDLKVFCVIGDGEAETGPLAASWHSNKFLDPITDGAVLPILHLNGWKIANPTVLARIPESELRHLLEGYGYTPYIIAGDDPMDMHQRMAALLDLVLDQIEDIQGAARKRRRTTRPPWPMIVLRTPKGWTGPKVVDGVPVEGTWRSHQVPVDDMTKPEHLRILDEWLHSYHPEQLFDENGTLVAELGALPPTGPHRMSANPHANGGVLTQELRLPDFRDYAVKVDKPGTRFDEATTVLGQYLRDVIAKNPRNFRLMGPDETVSNRLSAVFDVTNRAWLAETLPIDDHLAPDGRVMEVLSEHLCQGWLEGYLLTGRHGLFNCYEAFIHIVDSMFNQHAKWLEVTNKISWRRPIPSFNYLLSSHVWRQDHNGFTHQDPGFIDVVLNKKPDVVRVYLAPDTNCLLSIADHCLSSKQYVNVIVAGKQRSLNYLSMDDAIVHCTRGIGIWDWASNDTGEPDVVMACAGDIPTLETLAATDLIRRHLPNLKVRVVNVVDLMKLQPEAEHPHGLSDAEFDALFTTNQPVIFAYHGYPWLIHRLTYRRKNHVNLHVRGYKEEGTTTTPFDMVMLNDLDRFHLVIDVIDRVPGLGASAGHVRQHMVDERLRHRQYTRDHGEDVPDVRDWTWPY
- a CDS encoding alkaline phosphatase family protein, whose product is MRKPVTKRKSTSPKKQKPAAKRRKPPTPAPTPTPTPSPSPGPRPKGPIQHVVIIVKENHAFDNYFGRFPGADGDPNLALAADPPSADHPHDHAAWLRRATGAAKEQYGQPNIPNYWRYAQQYTLCDKYFTAVAGPSTPNHLMLIAADSPIINNPHYRDPINMQPPFNLPSLPINLDKAGLTWRNYGGYAQGYITALKGSKNNVKAPQFATDAAAGKLPTVSWLYGPTGMSEHPVESVKNGQHWTAQQVDAVVKGGLWPNTVIFITWDDWGGWYDHVTPPLVEKWTDGTQFTYGTRVGCLVLSPYAKAGYISHTQHSHVSLVKFCEKTFGLPTINARDKASDDMSDCFDFNQKPLAPPGPAV
- a CDS encoding diguanylate cyclase, with the translated sequence MPFLEPLLALAVLAGAALALLTAGLAGFRLAKHRASPQRAALKVISELTPDGLKQKAPASADKLARAALARLWALTEPVMTRQRQLLEQNGELQRRYGQARALIDLMAEFNQVMQLTAVLDRLSFGLSRFFAGDGVAIWIRASQGQFELAVKVAEEFPTSLNPHDRWVATVMAGDAGLVLPFWLDREMPCMAAPLLDAQGQRIGIVALTSRRRPAYTVEDGAFLRTVIGHAALAIQNATMYEFIDTLSRIDPLTGLHNRREFDRLLQQELASAAQSGQRLSLIMADIDHFKQVNDRFGHQEGDRALQQMARLIQQVPRRATDASFRIGGEEFAILMGDTNKAGAVDVSETLRGVTEGAKFLPSGEPMTVSLGIATFPDDGQDGATLIAAADRALYQAKADGRNRVAAA